One Aquisediminimonas profunda genomic region harbors:
- a CDS encoding DUF885 domain-containing protein, with translation MDRRTFIISSSIAALVAASGRVSAQASPQEAELNAAFETIFQRFLDISPALVSSLGLDKGARAGAKSQLDDDSAAGTQKQLQLVRKGLAELAAFKPGALPPAAALNLEVVSYFLEQQTVAPARFGLASVGRPYRIFQQGGAYFEIPDFLNTAHTIGTTADCEAYLARLEAFATVLDSDSDVQREDASRGYLAPDFSLELTLGQMAKLRNQQANSSSIVQSLVTRAAAKGIAGDWEKRAAALVDGKVYPALDRQIELVKKLRPTTAAGDGLWRVPQGDAIYGAALKQWTTTDYPPDEVHRMGLAQVAEITAQLDAILKAQGMTNGSVGSRLAALNVNPDQLYAGTPEGKAALIAALNDSVKAMCAKLPQAFATVPNTPLEIRAVPVEIQDGASNGYYNRASLDGSRPAIYFINLKDVGDWPKYGLPSLTYHEGVPGHHLQISTAQTSGDIPTLRKIGGFSAYSEGWALYAEQLADELGAYATPLERAGYLQSFLFRAARLVVDTGIHTKRWSREQATDYMVQTTGFAAPRSKREVERYCTQPGQACSYKVGHAAWLRARSNAQAALGAKFDLRQFHEILKEGAMPLSILERRIAERTKAAIVSL, from the coding sequence ATGGACCGCAGAACATTCATCATTTCCAGCAGCATTGCGGCGCTTGTAGCGGCGTCCGGTCGAGTATCAGCGCAGGCTTCACCTCAGGAAGCTGAACTCAATGCGGCATTTGAGACGATTTTCCAGCGCTTCCTCGATATTTCTCCTGCCCTGGTCTCGAGCCTTGGTCTGGACAAGGGCGCGCGCGCCGGGGCAAAATCGCAGCTTGATGACGACTCTGCGGCAGGGACGCAAAAGCAGCTGCAGCTGGTCAGAAAGGGGCTGGCGGAACTTGCCGCGTTCAAGCCGGGCGCGCTGCCGCCAGCTGCAGCGCTCAATCTTGAAGTCGTCAGCTATTTTCTTGAACAACAAACCGTCGCACCAGCCCGTTTCGGACTGGCATCAGTTGGCCGACCCTACCGGATATTCCAGCAAGGAGGCGCCTATTTCGAGATTCCGGACTTCCTGAATACCGCTCATACAATTGGCACAACGGCCGATTGCGAGGCTTATCTTGCAAGGCTCGAAGCGTTTGCCACCGTTCTTGACTCTGATAGCGATGTCCAAAGGGAAGACGCTTCACGCGGGTATCTGGCCCCTGATTTCTCTCTCGAGCTTACGCTCGGCCAAATGGCGAAGCTCCGAAACCAGCAGGCGAACTCAAGCAGCATTGTCCAATCACTCGTGACACGTGCAGCGGCAAAAGGGATCGCCGGGGACTGGGAAAAGCGCGCCGCAGCGCTTGTCGATGGCAAGGTTTACCCTGCGCTTGATCGCCAGATTGAACTCGTCAAGAAATTGCGCCCGACAACTGCAGCGGGTGATGGCCTTTGGCGCGTGCCGCAGGGCGACGCGATTTACGGGGCAGCTCTCAAACAGTGGACAACAACAGATTATCCGCCGGACGAAGTGCATCGCATGGGGCTGGCTCAGGTTGCAGAAATCACTGCCCAACTCGACGCGATCCTCAAGGCTCAGGGCATGACAAACGGGTCCGTTGGATCCAGGCTTGCGGCTCTCAACGTCAATCCCGATCAACTCTATGCCGGCACGCCGGAAGGCAAGGCTGCATTGATTGCGGCACTGAATGACAGTGTAAAGGCAATGTGCGCCAAATTGCCTCAAGCGTTCGCAACCGTGCCGAACACTCCGCTCGAAATCCGGGCAGTGCCGGTCGAGATCCAGGATGGGGCTTCGAACGGCTACTATAACCGGGCTTCGCTTGATGGTTCGCGCCCCGCCATTTACTTCATCAATCTAAAGGATGTCGGCGATTGGCCCAAATATGGTCTGCCTTCACTCACATACCACGAAGGCGTGCCGGGCCATCATTTGCAGATCAGCACAGCGCAGACCTCGGGCGATATTCCAACCCTGCGCAAAATTGGCGGCTTCAGTGCCTACAGCGAAGGCTGGGCCCTCTATGCCGAACAGTTGGCGGATGAACTCGGAGCCTATGCCACACCCCTTGAACGCGCCGGCTACCTGCAATCCTTTCTCTTTCGCGCGGCCCGCCTTGTTGTCGATACGGGGATCCACACAAAACGCTGGTCTCGCGAACAGGCCACTGACTACATGGTGCAGACGACAGGGTTTGCGGCACCGCGCTCAAAGCGTGAGGTTGAGCGCTATTGCACGCAGCCCGGTCAGGCTTGCAGCTATAAGGTCGGTCATGCCGCTTGGCTCAGAGCCCGTTCTAATGCCCAAGCAGCACTGGGAGCAAAATTCGATCTGAGACAATTCCACGAAATCCTCAAGGAAGGGGCAATGCCACTCTCGATACTCGAAAGGCGGATTGCGGAACGCACGAAAGCAGCCATTGTATCGCTATAG
- a CDS encoding metallophosphoesterase family protein — protein MVFKRLFGRKEEIPPRIWTVPEGQRIYAIGDIHGRLDLLDQLILQIEQDNASRSRVRTQIIFLGDLCDRGPNSRGVIERVMQLASASSDVRLIAGNHEELLIRAWEGDRRSAGLINRVGGRETLLSYGVDEVKYDEADSDELLDMFVTHIPESHIAFLKAADDWIVAGDYLFVHAGIRPGDAIEEQRTNDLRWIRREFTDFERDHGMMVVHGHTITEDVEERANRIGIDTGAYASGKLTALGLQGSERWFLQT, from the coding sequence ATGGTGTTCAAGCGGCTCTTTGGCCGGAAAGAAGAAATCCCGCCGCGCATCTGGACCGTTCCCGAAGGGCAACGCATATACGCGATTGGCGATATCCACGGCAGGCTGGATTTGCTCGATCAGCTGATTCTGCAGATTGAACAGGACAATGCGTCTCGCAGCCGCGTAAGGACCCAGATCATATTTCTCGGGGACCTTTGTGATCGGGGTCCCAACTCACGTGGCGTCATCGAGCGCGTCATGCAACTCGCATCCGCAAGTTCCGACGTTCGCCTGATCGCTGGAAATCATGAGGAACTCCTCATCCGCGCCTGGGAAGGTGATCGGCGTTCTGCCGGTTTGATCAATCGCGTAGGGGGGCGGGAGACTTTGCTCAGCTATGGCGTTGATGAAGTCAAATATGATGAGGCCGACTCCGATGAATTGCTGGACATGTTCGTCACGCATATCCCGGAAAGCCATATCGCATTTTTGAAGGCTGCTGACGACTGGATCGTTGCAGGCGATTATCTGTTCGTTCACGCCGGGATCAGGCCGGGCGACGCCATCGAAGAACAAAGAACCAACGACCTGCGATGGATACGCCGCGAATTCACCGATTTTGAGCGTGACCACGGGATGATGGTCGTGCATGGGCACACCATAACAGAAGACGTCGAAGAGCGGGCCAACCGGATCGGTATAGATACGGGGGCGTATGCATCCGGCAAGCTGACTGCGCTGGGCCTTCAAGGCTCAGAACGATGGTTCCTGCAGACCTAG
- a CDS encoding nitroreductase family protein, with protein MLVAFNDLTSPIRLIETRRSGKPRDMVEPGPNPAQLDQILAAAMRVPDHGKLAPWRFIVVDADKRDALADLIVGAYLAEKPDAGRLELDALEQFARQAPTLVVVISTPDSQSRIPGWEQQLSAGAACMMMLHASHALGYVASWLTGWAAYSDAVRNAFAGSEDRIAGFIFIGSPGKALSERPRPEFATIVSHWRNKIEG; from the coding sequence ATTCTGGTGGCCTTCAATGATCTGACGTCTCCAATCCGCCTGATTGAAACACGTCGTTCCGGCAAGCCGAGGGACATGGTCGAACCTGGGCCCAACCCTGCCCAACTGGATCAGATTCTTGCAGCCGCAATGCGGGTGCCGGATCATGGCAAGCTGGCGCCCTGGCGCTTCATTGTGGTTGATGCGGACAAGCGTGACGCCTTGGCAGATTTGATTGTAGGAGCTTATCTTGCGGAAAAGCCTGATGCTGGCCGGCTGGAACTTGATGCGCTGGAACAGTTTGCGCGCCAGGCGCCAACGCTTGTCGTCGTCATTTCGACGCCAGATTCCCAATCCAGGATTCCGGGATGGGAGCAACAACTTTCGGCGGGCGCTGCCTGTATGATGATGCTGCATGCATCACATGCGCTTGGCTATGTCGCAAGCTGGCTCACAGGATGGGCTGCTTATTCCGACGCTGTACGAAACGCCTTTGCGGGCAGTGAGGACAGGATTGCCGGCTTCATCTTCATTGGTTCTCCGGGCAAGGCCCTCAGCGAGCGCCCTCGCCCTGAATTCGCGACCATTGTCAGTCACTGGCGCAACAAAATTGAGGGCTGA
- a CDS encoding murein L,D-transpeptidase catalytic domain family protein, with product MVVSRRQFVAGTAALALVPTRSFAAVDENQLRRIAHRELTRNQSTIWLRDTVGIADFSRPSSEPRFFVVDMISGEVRSFLVAHGRGSDPEHEGVVRRFSNEFESLASSRGAFLTHTWYEGIHGPSMRLYGLDPDNSNAEARAIVVHGAWYANPDMIEKWGKLGRSDGCFAFPEDDLMQIIARVGPGRLIFSDKLLDA from the coding sequence ATGGTTGTTAGTCGTCGACAATTTGTAGCCGGAACTGCTGCGCTGGCCCTTGTGCCAACGCGTTCCTTTGCTGCTGTCGATGAAAATCAGTTACGCAGGATTGCGCATCGCGAACTTACCCGCAATCAATCGACGATCTGGCTGAGAGACACTGTTGGAATTGCCGATTTCAGCCGGCCTTCAAGCGAGCCGAGATTCTTCGTGGTCGACATGATTAGTGGAGAGGTTCGGTCGTTCCTTGTTGCACACGGGCGCGGATCCGACCCAGAACATGAAGGTGTTGTCAGGCGCTTTTCAAATGAATTTGAGTCTCTTGCCTCATCGCGAGGCGCGTTCCTGACGCACACCTGGTATGAAGGAATCCACGGCCCATCAATGCGTCTCTATGGCCTTGATCCCGACAACAGCAATGCTGAGGCCCGAGCGATTGTGGTCCATGGCGCATGGTATGCCAATCCTGACATGATTGAAAAATGGGGCAAGCTGGGGCGGAGCGATGGCTGTTTTGCGTTCCCTGAGGACGATCTGATGCAGATTATCGCACGCGTCGGCCCGGGGCGGCTGATCTTTTCCGACAAACTCTTGGACGCCTGA
- the arsC gene encoding arsenate reductase (glutaredoxin) (This arsenate reductase requires both glutathione and glutaredoxin to convert arsenate to arsenite, after which the efflux transporter formed by ArsA and ArsB can extrude the arsenite from the cell, providing resistance.) produces MKATIWHNPNCGTSRKTLAILEETNGVELTVIEYLKSAPTVEKLRSLYDRAGITPRQGLRTRGSPAEELGLLEADDEAILAAMAVHPILIERPLVETDKGVRLCRPQETVREIL; encoded by the coding sequence ATGAAGGCGACAATCTGGCACAATCCCAATTGCGGCACGTCGCGCAAGACTCTGGCGATCCTGGAGGAGACAAACGGTGTCGAATTGACGGTGATTGAATATCTGAAGTCTGCACCAACCGTCGAAAAGCTTCGTTCGCTTTATGATCGCGCCGGAATCACTCCTCGCCAGGGCCTGAGAACCAGAGGTTCTCCTGCAGAAGAACTTGGACTTCTCGAGGCCGATGATGAAGCCATTCTGGCGGCCATGGCTGTGCACCCCATCCTTATTGAAAGACCTTTGGTTGAAACCGATAAGGGGGTTCGGCTTTGCCGACCTCAGGAAACCGTGCGCGAAATACTCTAG
- a CDS encoding MarR family winged helix-turn-helix transcriptional regulator, with product MGQVHLLGDDLELNSLGLDAKELSTFVNLLSRLIKTSSEAKEGPRKVPEHDLTALAERMYQVRRRREALMTARFGGDIFSDPAWDIILDLYIHNSRNQDVSVTSVCAASMVPITTALRYVTVLSERGLIERSKNPKDGRSYLLRLSPAGLQAIEDLLTDVDEGLETGANHAAA from the coding sequence ATGGGGCAGGTTCACCTTCTCGGCGACGATTTGGAATTGAACAGTCTTGGTCTTGATGCCAAGGAATTGTCAACCTTTGTGAATCTTTTGTCGCGTTTGATAAAGACCAGCTCTGAAGCGAAAGAGGGTCCACGCAAAGTCCCCGAACACGATTTAACTGCGCTTGCCGAAAGGATGTATCAAGTTCGCAGGCGTCGTGAGGCATTGATGACGGCGCGGTTTGGCGGAGACATTTTCTCCGATCCGGCATGGGACATCATTCTGGACCTTTACATACACAATAGTCGCAATCAGGACGTGAGCGTGACAAGTGTCTGTGCCGCATCAATGGTCCCCATTACAACCGCCCTGCGCTATGTCACGGTCCTGTCGGAACGAGGGCTTATCGAGCGTTCCAAGAATCCCAAAGACGGGCGATCCTATTTGCTCCGCCTCTCTCCTGCAGGGCTGCAGGCCATTGAAGACTTGTTGACGGACGTGGACGAAGGCCTTGAAACCGGGGCAAATCACGCTGCCGCCTGA
- a CDS encoding PilZ domain-containing protein — MAGTTSEEEAERRLAARKAMLLLVTIRYDDLEPSVNSRVLDISRGGLRTTLPVVLKRGHPLRLILKGIGEVRAKVAWCRKGEVGIKFDKPISLETVVQALTGAPAASHIQFSKTAVPRPGFNMR, encoded by the coding sequence ATGGCTGGCACAACAAGCGAGGAAGAGGCTGAGCGCAGGCTGGCTGCGCGTAAGGCCATGCTCTTGCTGGTAACAATCAGATACGACGATCTGGAACCGTCGGTAAACTCGCGCGTACTCGACATTTCCCGCGGCGGGCTGCGGACCACTTTGCCTGTGGTTCTGAAGCGCGGACACCCATTAAGGCTTATCTTGAAGGGCATCGGCGAAGTCCGCGCAAAGGTGGCATGGTGCAGAAAGGGTGAAGTCGGGATCAAGTTCGACAAGCCAATCAGTCTCGAAACTGTGGTCCAGGCCCTGACAGGCGCGCCGGCAGCTTCCCACATACAATTTTCCAAGACTGCGGTCCCGCGTCCCGGGTTCAACATGCGATAA
- a CDS encoding GntR family transcriptional regulator, whose protein sequence is MTPNDSADIPVYLRLRGLLAAAILEGKFSEGDQLPSVRSFAADHGANPLTVAKAYQALQDDGYVSVRRGVGMFVAEGAVDRLRVQERETFLTRVWPRMRAHIERLGIDPAELVMREPA, encoded by the coding sequence ATGACACCAAATGATTCCGCTGATATCCCGGTCTATCTCAGGCTACGAGGCCTGTTGGCAGCGGCGATTCTCGAAGGAAAGTTCTCAGAAGGGGATCAATTGCCCTCTGTCCGCTCATTTGCGGCTGACCACGGTGCGAATCCGCTGACTGTCGCCAAGGCCTATCAGGCCTTGCAAGATGATGGCTATGTGTCGGTCAGGAGAGGTGTCGGCATGTTCGTTGCCGAAGGTGCAGTGGATCGACTGCGCGTTCAGGAGCGCGAGACTTTTCTGACCCGCGTCTGGCCGCGGATGCGTGCACATATCGAACGACTTGGCATCGACCCCGCTGAACTAGTCATGCGGGAGCCCGCCTGA
- a CDS encoding L,D-transpeptidase family protein, producing the protein MAVNKAVIGTSIVLALAAPALAETPKPVTPVNLLPPTLQTQTPAPASPVVPPTVAAPAAIPAQPAPAWTLGNASALLAFIQGVGTRGLNPADYGPDALQAAIKAGEGTALNDLATLAFTQLLVDLRDGRTPYTARVQWFIRDPDAATFPTDEMLRKALDSHDIEGVFASVEPTHPDYAALKAALATTKDTVRQQIIKTNMDRWRWLPHDLGKRYVYVNVPEYIVRVVGKGKNIATYRAIVGAPKTATPQLDAQAIGMIIHPTWTIPQSIIKESVGALITNNPAAARARGYTWTGSGKNLSVVQKFGPGNSLGMMKMDMPNPHAIFLHDTPARNLFDRSVRALSHGCIRTDRAVEFAILMSILQADFDPHEAATLFKRGLNDRIPFTEPVQVFINYFTMASNGDGKLNSFADIYGRDAPVIASFAQPRQDKIVTTPAIVVPIEAPGA; encoded by the coding sequence ATGGCCGTGAACAAGGCTGTGATTGGGACGAGTATTGTATTGGCGTTGGCGGCTCCTGCTCTTGCGGAAACGCCAAAGCCGGTCACGCCAGTCAACCTTCTGCCACCAACCTTGCAGACGCAGACTCCTGCGCCGGCTTCTCCGGTAGTGCCACCCACAGTTGCGGCGCCGGCCGCAATTCCGGCGCAACCTGCGCCAGCGTGGACGCTCGGCAACGCCTCTGCGCTGCTGGCATTCATTCAAGGCGTCGGAACTCGCGGGCTCAATCCGGCTGATTATGGTCCGGACGCGCTGCAGGCTGCGATCAAGGCTGGGGAGGGAACCGCGCTCAACGATCTGGCGACTTTGGCTTTCACGCAGTTGCTTGTTGACCTGCGTGATGGCCGCACACCCTATACTGCGCGGGTTCAATGGTTCATCAGGGATCCTGACGCGGCCACCTTCCCGACTGACGAAATGCTGCGCAAGGCGTTGGACAGCCATGACATTGAAGGTGTCTTTGCTTCGGTGGAGCCGACCCATCCGGACTATGCAGCGCTGAAAGCAGCGCTGGCGACCACCAAGGACACTGTTCGTCAGCAAATTATCAAGACCAATATGGACCGGTGGCGCTGGCTGCCACACGATCTCGGCAAGCGTTATGTCTATGTAAATGTCCCGGAATACATTGTCCGCGTCGTCGGCAAGGGCAAGAACATCGCGACATATCGCGCAATTGTCGGCGCACCCAAAACCGCGACCCCCCAACTCGATGCGCAAGCTATCGGCATGATCATCCATCCCACCTGGACGATCCCACAGAGCATCATCAAGGAAAGCGTGGGCGCGCTCATCACAAACAACCCGGCGGCAGCGCGCGCGCGCGGCTATACCTGGACTGGATCAGGCAAGAACCTCTCGGTGGTTCAAAAGTTCGGGCCAGGCAACTCGCTGGGCATGATGAAGATGGACATGCCCAATCCGCACGCCATTTTCCTGCACGACACACCTGCACGCAATCTGTTCGACCGCTCCGTCCGTGCGCTCAGCCATGGCTGTATTCGCACCGACCGCGCCGTCGAATTCGCTATCCTGATGTCGATCTTGCAAGCAGACTTCGACCCACATGAAGCGGCGACGCTTTTCAAGCGAGGACTGAACGACAGGATTCCGTTCACCGAACCAGTTCAAGTGTTTATCAATTACTTCACGATGGCGAGTAATGGCGACGGCAAGCTGAACAGCTTCGCCGACATTTACGGTCGCGATGCTCCCGTCATCGCGTCCTTTGCGCAGCCGCGCCAAGACAAGATTGTCACGACACCAGCCATTGTGGTGCCGATCGAGGCACCAGGCGCCTGA
- the sthA gene encoding Si-specific NAD(P)(+) transhydrogenase, protein MTRYDFIVLGSGPAGRRAAIQAAKLGRSVLVVDNRAQIGGVSVHTGTVPSKTLRETALNLSGWRERGFYGQAYRVKRDIGAADLSARIATTLKHEVDVLELQFARNGVRVAKGLGRFRDPHHITVTHTENGSTREETVYGEHILIAVGTSPYRPASVKFDDVHILDSDAFIETPRLPRSLAVVGAGVIGIEYATIMSALDIPVTIIEPRDTILDFIDSEITDYLLHQLRDRGISVRLGVSVENVTLEKGIVRTTTSDGRTISSDMLLYAAGRIGATAGLGLENCGLEADSRGKLAVDVKSMQTVVPHIYAAGDVIGFPSLASTSMEQGRIAACHAFGAPLPKGAEMFPFGIYAVPEISSVGMTEAAARAAGLQFEVGVARLRETSRGHIMGVGGGLLKMIFNLTDRRLLGVHIIGEGATELIHIGQAVANLGGTLDYFIEHTFNYPTLAEAYKIAALDAWNRMPAKVAEGTSVSRLRKAA, encoded by the coding sequence ATGACAAGATATGATTTCATCGTCCTGGGCAGTGGCCCTGCAGGTCGGCGGGCTGCAATTCAGGCGGCCAAGCTTGGTCGTTCCGTGCTGGTTGTCGACAATCGCGCGCAGATAGGGGGCGTTTCCGTTCATACAGGAACCGTGCCATCGAAAACACTCCGCGAAACAGCACTCAATCTGTCAGGTTGGCGTGAGCGCGGCTTTTACGGGCAGGCCTATCGCGTCAAGCGCGACATTGGTGCAGCTGACCTCAGCGCCCGCATCGCCACAACTTTGAAGCACGAAGTCGATGTGCTCGAGCTGCAGTTTGCCCGCAATGGCGTACGCGTAGCCAAAGGCCTGGGTCGTTTCAGGGACCCACATCACATTACCGTGACCCATACCGAAAACGGTTCGACACGCGAAGAAACCGTGTACGGCGAACATATCCTGATTGCCGTTGGAACAAGCCCTTACCGTCCGGCCTCAGTCAAGTTTGACGACGTCCATATTCTCGACAGCGATGCCTTTATCGAAACGCCGCGACTGCCGCGCAGTCTGGCCGTAGTCGGGGCGGGCGTGATTGGCATCGAATATGCAACCATCATGAGCGCGCTCGACATCCCGGTTACAATCATCGAACCCCGTGACACAATTTTGGATTTCATCGATAGCGAGATTACTGACTATCTTCTCCATCAGCTTCGCGATCGTGGCATTTCTGTGCGCCTCGGTGTGTCGGTGGAAAACGTGACGCTCGAAAAAGGAATTGTTCGCACCACAACGAGCGACGGACGAACTATTTCATCAGACATGCTGCTTTATGCCGCAGGTCGGATCGGAGCGACCGCAGGCCTCGGCCTCGAGAATTGCGGTCTGGAAGCGGATTCCCGGGGGAAACTGGCAGTAGACGTGAAGTCCATGCAGACGGTGGTTCCGCACATTTACGCCGCTGGAGACGTAATTGGATTCCCCAGTCTTGCTTCGACTTCAATGGAGCAGGGCCGCATCGCGGCTTGCCACGCGTTCGGCGCTCCCCTCCCCAAGGGCGCAGAAATGTTTCCGTTCGGCATCTACGCCGTTCCTGAGATTTCATCTGTCGGCATGACTGAAGCAGCAGCCCGCGCCGCCGGACTGCAATTCGAAGTCGGTGTCGCAAGGCTGCGCGAAACGTCCCGGGGCCATATCATGGGTGTGGGCGGCGGATTGCTGAAAATGATATTCAACCTGACAGATCGACGACTGCTGGGTGTCCACATCATTGGAGAAGGCGCAACGGAGCTGATTCATATCGGTCAGGCAGTCGCGAACCTCGGCGGGACGCTTGACTATTTCATCGAGCATACGTTCAACTATCCGACCCTCGCGGAAGCCTACAAGATCGCGGCACTTGATGCCTGGAACCGCATGCCTGCGAAAGTCGCGGAAGGGACATCGGTATCGCGCCTGCGCAAGGCCGCCTGA
- a CDS encoding AraC family transcriptional regulator: protein MVDSRNESVALPMQHLRLALRMFGGAAETVERLLAGTGLHQKDLDEPDLTVPASALLTICDNVAEMVGEDWFLNLPILWSTDAHSELGLAMRVAPDFRAAIDVMSEFAHYRWPVMHFDRRDDRVNIVITLGLLVPVSPKNRHFAMCVAFLSFQSIVNAMFIQKANAIRYECEGDPPPYAARLSELFSGKISWGHGRSTITIPQELANQISPMASPALFTTLLKALRKIAADQGQKHPMISQKVAITLDNVTLGRLDAEEVAQRIGISRRTMERRLREEGTSFRELSNASLKQRLEQALRDPGITAESMAERLGFHDASSLLRASRRLFGASFSQLRREAKTRQSAN from the coding sequence ATGGTTGATTCTAGAAATGAATCGGTAGCTCTTCCGATGCAGCACCTTAGGCTGGCGTTGCGGATGTTTGGGGGTGCGGCAGAAACCGTTGAAAGACTGCTGGCTGGTACGGGCCTTCACCAAAAAGATTTGGATGAACCGGATCTTACAGTTCCTGCTTCGGCCCTTTTGACAATTTGCGACAATGTTGCCGAAATGGTGGGCGAAGACTGGTTCCTGAATTTGCCCATTCTCTGGAGCACAGATGCGCATTCCGAGCTAGGTCTGGCGATGCGGGTTGCACCGGATTTCCGCGCAGCGATCGACGTGATGTCTGAATTTGCCCACTACCGCTGGCCGGTCATGCATTTCGATAGGCGCGACGATCGCGTCAATATTGTGATCACCTTGGGACTGCTAGTTCCGGTCAGCCCCAAAAACCGGCACTTCGCAATGTGCGTTGCCTTCCTCTCGTTCCAGTCGATCGTCAACGCGATGTTTATTCAGAAAGCTAATGCGATCCGATATGAATGTGAAGGTGATCCGCCTCCTTATGCGGCGCGCCTGTCCGAGTTGTTTTCAGGCAAAATCTCCTGGGGTCATGGCCGATCGACTATTACAATACCCCAGGAATTGGCCAATCAGATTTCCCCGATGGCCAGCCCTGCACTCTTTACAACGCTCCTGAAGGCATTGCGAAAAATTGCGGCAGATCAAGGTCAGAAGCACCCGATGATCTCTCAGAAAGTTGCGATCACGCTTGACAATGTCACGCTTGGCCGCCTTGACGCAGAAGAGGTCGCCCAAAGGATTGGCATCTCAAGGCGCACCATGGAGCGCCGCCTTCGCGAAGAAGGCACAAGCTTTCGGGAGCTTTCAAATGCGTCATTGAAGCAGCGGCTTGAACAAGCGCTGCGTGACCCCGGCATTACGGCTGAAAGCATGGCCGAACGTCTTGGCTTCCATGACGCATCAAGCCTGTTGCGTGCCAGCCGCAGACTGTTTGGCGCATCGTTTTCACAACTCAGGCGGGAAGCCAAAACGCGTCAATCCGCAAACTGA